In Silene latifolia isolate original U9 population chromosome X, ASM4854445v1, whole genome shotgun sequence, the following proteins share a genomic window:
- the LOC141621518 gene encoding uncharacterized protein LOC141621518, whose translation MEAGAIKNVLIFAMESNLQKRFIAQGANKIFTTLTKEFSKAPRIVTYEHTCRFFEAKLQKGQPVSPHILSMIENVEKLEALDCKIGENIVIDRMLHSLHDGFALFRANYYMNDLKKSPHALHSLLVQTEKDMKFSGSLKQDVLVVSNKGKGKGKAQADLTVGKPKFKKSGSGKSGPGESSTSPGATKSKTGNMECHHCHKTGHWRRTCPVYHEDIKAGRVTPVGAPKHRTPRKG comes from the exons atggaagcgggtgcgataaagaacgtactcatttttgcaatggaatccaatttgcagaaacgctttatagcccaaggtgcaaacaagattttcaccacgctcactaaggaattctcgaaagcaccgagaatcgtgacctatgagcatacatgtcgcttctttgaggcgaaactccagaagggccaaccggttagcccacacattctcagcatgattgagaatgttgagaaactggaggcacttgattgtaagatcggtgagaacatcgtgattgaccgcatgcttcattcactccacgatggttttgcgctctttagagccaattactatatgaatgatttgaagaaaagtcctcatgcactacactcccttctcgtacagaccgagaaggacatgaagtttagtgggagcctaaaacaggatgttctcgttgtgtcaaacaagggcaagggtaagggcaaagctcaggcagacctaacAGTAGGcaagccgaagtttaagaagtcgggatcaggtaagagtgggcctggtgagtcgagcacctcaccaggcgcgacaaagagcaagaccggtaacatggaatgccatcattgccacaagactgggcattggaggcgtacatgtcctgtataccatgaggacataaaagcaggtcgtgttactcctgttg gggctccgaaacatcgaacccctcgtaaagggtga